In Acidobacteriota bacterium, the following proteins share a genomic window:
- a CDS encoding isoprenylcysteine carboxylmethyltransferase family protein, which yields MSNKSRLLQKLRVPIGFICAALFFLLSRPTWLWLATGAPLILAGLAIRGWAAGHIRKGRALATSGPYARTRNPLYFGSFLMGLGFALQSGWWPLGLVFGILFFLIYWPVMHQEEREIAAAYGQPFEEYRRRVPLFLPAFSVRMSLTGQRFSVAQYRRNREYQATIGVILVEFILVLKILFPVLMI from the coding sequence GTGAGCAATAAGAGTCGATTGCTGCAGAAACTGCGGGTTCCGATCGGTTTTATCTGCGCCGCGTTGTTCTTCCTGCTGAGCCGTCCGACCTGGTTGTGGCTGGCCACCGGCGCACCGCTCATCCTGGCCGGTCTGGCGATACGCGGCTGGGCCGCCGGGCATATCCGCAAAGGCCGGGCCCTGGCCACATCCGGACCATACGCCCGCACCCGGAATCCGCTCTATTTCGGATCCTTTCTGATGGGACTCGGATTCGCCCTGCAGAGCGGCTGGTGGCCGCTGGGGCTCGTGTTCGGCATCCTGTTCTTCCTCATTTACTGGCCGGTCATGCATCAGGAAGAACGGGAGATCGCCGCTGCTTACGGCCAGCCGTTCGAGGAGTACCGCCGGCGGGTACCGCTGTTCCTCCCCGCCTTCTCCGTCCGCATGAGCCTCACCGGCCAGCGGTTCAGCGTCGCTCAGTACCGCCGCAACCGCGAGTATCAGGCGACGATCGGCGTTATTCTCGTCGAGTTCATTCTGGTCTTGAAAATCCTCTTCCCCGTTCTTATGATCTGA